A DNA window from Bos mutus isolate GX-2022 chromosome 11, NWIPB_WYAK_1.1, whole genome shotgun sequence contains the following coding sequences:
- the LOC102287167 gene encoding LOW QUALITY PROTEIN: olfactory receptor 1L1 (The sequence of the model RefSeq protein was modified relative to this genomic sequence to represent the inferred CDS: inserted 1 base in 1 codon), which produces MRWDNISSPSEFILLGLSSRPEDQKPLFVLFVTIYLVTLMGNLIIILAIYSDIHLQTPMYFFLKSLSFVDICYTTVIIPKMLINFLSEAKTILYSECMTQAYFCLSFGNVDSYVLGAMAIDRYVAICKPFHYITIMSYKCCVLLLIIXLTIPFLHSLLHVHLLNQLTFCASNIIHHFFCELKAMLKLSCSSTYINEIVIKTEGLSVVMAPFMCIIISYLRILTTVLKIPSTAGKYKAFSTCGSHLTVVSLFYGSISYVYLQPLNSYTVKDRIATVIYTMLTSMLNPFIYSLRNKDLKQGLGKLLGRIKSQ; this is translated from the exons atgagatGGGACAACATATCAAGTCCTTCTGAGTTTATCCTACTGGGGCTCTCCTCTAGGCCTGAGGACCAGAAGCCTCTATTTGTCCTCTTTGTTACTATCTACCTGGTCACTCTGATGGGAAACCTGATCATTATCCTGGCCATCTATTCAGATATTCATTTACagacccccatgtacttctttctgAAAAGCCTGTCCTTTGTTGATATTTGCTACACAACAGTTATTATTCCAAAGATGCTGATAAACTTCTTATCAGAGGCAAAGACCATCCTCTATAGTGAGTGCATGACCCAGGCATACTTCTGCCTCTCCTTTGGAAATGTAGATAGTTATGTCCTAGGGGCCATGGCCATTGACCGCTACGTGGCCATATGCAAACCCTTTCATTACATCACCATCATGAGCTATAAATGTTGTGTCCTTCTACTGATAA TCCTCACCATCCCATTTCTTCATTCACTCCTTCATGTCCACTTGCTGAATCAACTCACCTTCTGTGCCTCCAACATTATCCATCATTTCTTCTGTGAACTCAAGGCAATGCTGAAGTTGTCCTGCTCATCTACATATATCAATGAGATAGTGATAAAGACAGAAGGACTGTCTGTGGTGATGGCCCCCTTTATGTGCATCATTATCTCTTATCTGAGGATTCTCACCACTGTTCTGAAGATCCCTTCAACTGCTGGGAAGTACAAGGCCTTCTCTACCTGTGGTTCCCACCTCACCGTGGTGAGCCTGTTTTATGGGAGCATCAGCTATGTCTATCTCCAACCTCTGAACAGCTACACCGTCAAGGATCGGATAGCAACAGTTATCTACACTATGTTAACTTCCATGTTGAACCCTTTCATCTACAGTCTGAGAAACAAAGATTTGAAACAGGGTTTGGGGAAACTGCTAGGTAGGATAAAGTCACAATGA